A stretch of Lathyrus oleraceus cultivar Zhongwan6 chromosome 6, CAAS_Psat_ZW6_1.0, whole genome shotgun sequence DNA encodes these proteins:
- the LOC127095152 gene encoding uncharacterized mitochondrial protein AtMg00810-like — translation MDVEYAFLNGPLVEEVYVGQQPGFVIKDQEMKYYKLHKALYDDLLITGSHDKSFSRLKSELMREFEMTDLGVMNYFLGIEFHKSKVGLLMHQRRYALDILKKCDREHCNASITPCEARVQMSKSDEEDDIDPTLYRSLIGSLRYLCNTRPNLAFSVGITSRFMERSKVSHLAAVKRILRYMKGTLGCGILFPASDTGRKCNLLGYTGSNWCGDKDDRKSTAGYIFMFGSTPISWCSKKEPVVALSSCEAEYIAASLSACQAMWLMNLLKELGCGDDAAIILFVDNVSAINLAKNLIAHGRSKHIEMRFYYLRELVSDGKLILSYCRSEDQVVDLLTKGVRNDVSKRIKKCLSMVDLEQLK, via the exons TGAGGAAGTCTATGTGGGGCAACAACCCGGTTTCGTGATCAAAGATCAAGAGATGAAGTATTACAAGCTACACAAGGCGTtgtatg ATGATCTCTTGATTACGGGCAGCCATGACAAGAGTTTTTCAAGGTTAAAAAGTGAGCTCATGAGAGAGTTTGAGATGACAGACCTTGGTGTCATGAATTACTTCCTTGGCATAGAGTTTCACAAGTCAAAAGTGGGGTTGCTTATGCACCAAAGGAGGTATGCTCTAGATATTTTGAAAAAGTGTGATAGGGAGCATTGTAATGCTTCTATTACACCTTGTGAGGCTAGAGTGCAGATGTCAAAAAGTGATGAGGAGGATGATATCGATCCAACGCTTTACCGGAGCTTGATTGGATCATTACGGTATTTATGCAATACGCGACCGAATTTGGCTTTTAGTGTCGGTATTACgagtagattcatggagagaTCGAAGGTGTCTCACTTGGCGGCGGTCAAGAGGATCCTTAGATATATGAAAGGTACTCTTGGTTGCGGAATTCTCTTTCCCGCATCGGACACGGGGCGTAAGTGCAATTTACTTGGCTACACCGGTTCTAATTGGTGCGGAGATAAAGATGACCGAAAATCGACGGCGGGGTACATCTTTATGTTTGGTAGTAcaccaatctcttggtgttcGAAAAAGGAACCGGTTGTAGCACTCTCTTCTTGTGAGGCCGAGTACATAGCAGCGTCGTTAAGTGCGTGCCAAGCTATGTGGCTTATGAATCTATTGAAGGAATTGGGATGTGGTGATGATGCTGCCATCATACTGTTTGTAGACAATGTTTCCGCAATAAATCTTGCGAAGAATCTGATTGCTCACGGAaggagcaagcatattgagatgcGGTTTTATTATTTGAGAGAATTGGTCAGTGATGGAAAGCTTATATTGAGTTATTGCCGAAGCGAAGACCAAGTCGTGGATTTGTTGACAAAGGGTGTGAGAAATGATGTGTCCAAGAGGATAAAGAAGTGCTTGAGCATGGTGGACTTGGAGCAACTAAAGTGA